The following are from one region of the Fusarium keratoplasticum isolate Fu6.1 chromosome 4, whole genome shotgun sequence genome:
- a CDS encoding Protein transport protein SEC24 produces MSMPPPGDGFGGYAGQQYGQYAAEEQQPQQGYEDQAAAQQPQQHEAAHHKKKKRGYAAQAFEVGTGANAVAGSQTQSAPQQYGAPAAQAAPGYGGYQAEPQAAAPQGYPSYGAQQPAAQAPQYGYQAPDQGYPAPGAGQPAPGIGGITQGMGNMSVGGQPQQQQSAQQARPAVLNQLYPTDLLSQPFNVSELDLPPPPIVLPPNTSVTPSPDANCSPRYFRSTLNAVPTTHSLLKKSKLPLALVIQPYGSLHDDEDPVPIVQDQVISRCRRCRTYINPYVTFLDQGHRWRCNMCNLTNDVPQAFDWDAAAQQAVDRWQRPELNHAVVEFVAPQEYMVRPPQPLIYLFCFDVSYAAVSTGLLATAARTILDSLNRIPNADRRTRLGFLAVDSSLHYFSVPKDSDENAEPSMLVVSDLDEPFLPIPTDLLVPLTESRQSVERFLQKLPDMFQNNQSNGSCMGSALRAAHKLISTLGGKIVVLSASLPNMGVGKLEMREDKKLLGTSKEGGLLQTANSFYKSFAVECSKSQVSIDMFLFSSQYQDVASLSNLPRYTGGQTWFYPGWHGSRPEDALKFASEFSDYLSSEIGLEAVLRVRATSGLRMNTFYGNFFNRSSDLCAFPAFPRDQCYVVEVAIDENLTKNVICLQAAVLHTTCNGERRIRVMTLALPTTTNLSDMYASADQCAITTYFSHKAVERALSSGLDAARDALQSKITELLQTFKKELAGGSMGGGLQFPANLRGLPLLFLGLIKNVGLRKSSQIPSDIRSAALCLLSTLPVPLLMRSIYPRLYSLHDMPENAGTPDEQTGQIVLPPAQNLSSERLVPYGLYLIDDGQTQFLWVGRDAVPQLVQDVFGVEDRSQLQVGKGRVPELDSDFNERVRAVIQKSRDHKSLGVGSITLPHLYIVREDGEPSLKIWAQTLLVEDRADQGVSAAQWLGMLREKVVQ; encoded by the exons ATGTCGATGCCTCCTcctggcgatggcttcggcGGCTACGCAGGCCAGCAGTATGGCCAATACGCCGCCGAAGaacagcagcctcaacaaggcTATGAAGACCAAGCCGCCGcccagcagccgcagcagcacGAAGCCGCCCAccacaagaagaagaagcgaggaTATGCGGCCCAGGCATTCGAGGTTGGCACTGGCGCCAACGCCGTCGCCGGTAGCCAAACCCAGAGCGCTCCCCAACAATACGGCGCTCCTGCTGCTCAGGCCGCTCCTGGTTATGGAGGTTACCAAGCCGAGCCTCAAGCTGCCGCTCCCCAGGGCTACCCAAGCTATGGAGCACAGCAACCCGCCGCTCAGGCTCCTCAGTACGGTTATCAAGCTCCCGATCAAGGCTATCCAGCACCCGGCGCTGGTCAGCCTGCGCCTGGTATCGGTGGTATCACCCAGGGTATGGGCAACATGAGCGTTGGAGGacagcctcaacaacaacagtcCGCCCAGCAGGCTCGCCCTGCTGTTCTCAACCAGCTCTACCCTACCGATCTCCTCAGCCAGCCCTTCAATGTCTCGGAGCTCGACCTTCCTCCGCCCCCGATCGTTCTCCCCCCTAAC ACGAGCGTGACCCCATCTCCCGACGCCAACTGCTCCCCGCGATACTTCCGATCTACGCTCAACGCTGTTCCCACCACCCACTCTCTCCTCAAGAAGTCCAAGCTGCCCCTCGCTCTTGTTATCCAGCCTTATGGATCTCTtcacgacgacgaggacccCGTACCCATTGTTCAGGATCAGGTCATCTCGCGCTGCCGACGATGCAGAACATATATCAATCCTTATGTCACCTTTTTGGACCAGGGTCACCGCTGGAGGTGTAACATGTGTAACCTCACCAACGACGTCCCCCAGGCTTTCGATTGGGATGCTGCTGCCCAGCAGGCTGTTGACCGATGGCAGCGACCCGAGCTGAACCACGCTGTCGTCGAGTTCGTTGCGCCTCAGGAGTACATGGTTCGCCCACCCCAGCCTCTCATCTACCTGTTCTGCTTCGATGTCAGCTACGCTGCCGTTTCGACCGGCCTCCTGGCCACCGCGGCCCGAACCATCTTGGACAGCCTAAACAGGATACCAAATGCCGATCGCCGCACGCGCCTGGGTTTCTTGGCTGTCGATTCTAGCCTCCACTACTTCTCGGTTCCCAAGGACTCTGACGAGAATGCCGAGCCCAGCATGCTGGTCGTCAGCGACCTCGATGAGCCCTTCCTCCCTATCCCCACCGACCTCCTGGTTCCCCTGACAGAGAGTCGCCAGAGTGTTGAGAGGTTCCTGCAGAAGTTGCCCGATATGTTCCAGAACAACCAGAGCAACGGCTCGTGTATGGGATCCGCCCTCCGCGCTGCTCACAAGCTCATCTCAACCCTTGGTGGTAAGATTGTCGTCCTGAGCGCGTCTCTTCCCAACATGGGCGTCGGCAAGCTTGAGATGCGAGAGGATAAGAAGTTGCTTGGTACATCCAAGGAGGGCGGTCTCCTGCAGACTGCTAACAGCTTCTACAAGAGCTTCGCTGTGGAGTGTTCAAAGAGCCAGGTGTCCATCGAcatgttcctcttctcctcccaaTACCAGGATGTTGCTTCTCTGAGCAACCTTCCCCGATACACTGGTGGCCAGACCTGGTTCTACCCTGGCTGGCATGGCTCACGACCTGAGGATGCTCTCAAGTTTGCCTCAGAGTTCAGTGACTACCTGTCATCCGAGATTGGTCTGGAGGCTGTTCTCCGAGTCCGTGCCACCAGCGGTCTGCGGATGAACACCTTCTACGGCAACTTTTTCAACCGAAGCTCTGATCTCTGCGCTTTCCCTGCCTTCCCTCGCGACCAGTGCTACGTGGTTGAGGTGGCGATTGACGAGAACCTCACCAAGAACGTCATCTGTCTCCAAGCTGCCGTCCTGCACACAACATGCAATGGCGAGCGCCGCATTCGTGTCATGACTCTGGCTCTCCCTACAACAACAAACCTCTCGGATATGTATGCCTCTGCTGATCAGTgtgccatcaccacctaCTTCAGCCATAAGGCGGTTGAGCGAGCACTCTCGAGCGGTCTTGATGCTGCCCGAGATGCTCTGCAGAGCAAGATCACAGAGCTTCTGCAGAcgttcaagaaggagctcgcAGGAGGCAGCATGGGCGGCGGTCTGCAGTTCCCTGCCAACCTGCGTGGCCTTCCCCTTCTGTTCCTTGGTCTGATCAAGAACGTGGGTCTTCGCAAGTCATCCCAGATCCCCTCCGACATCAGGTCGGCGGCCCTCTGCCTCCTGTCAACACTTCCTGTGCCTCTTCTGATGCGAAGCATTTACCCTCGACTGTACTCTCTACACGACATGCCAGAGAATGCAGGAACACCCGACGAGCAGACTGGCCAGATTGTGCTCCCTCCTGCGCAGAACCTGTCATCAGAACGACTTGTCCCTTACGGTTTGTACCTGATCGACGATGGGCAGACCCAGTTCCTGTGGGTCGGCCGAGACGCGGTGCCACAGCTGGTTCAGGATGTGTTTGGAGTGGAAGATCGAAGCCAGCTCCAGGTCGGCAAGGGTCGCGTGCCAGAACTGGATAGCGATTTCAACGAGCGCGTGCGGGCTGTGATCCAGAAGAGCCGGGATCACAAGTCACTGGGTGTCGGCAGCATCACGCTGCCCCACCTCTACATTGTGCGGGAGGATGGAGAACCCAGTCTGAAGATATGGGCCCAGACGCTGCTTGTGGAGGACCGAGCCGACCAGGGAGTGAGCGCAGCGCAGTGGCTGGGCATGTTGAGAGAAAAG GTTGTTCAGTAA